A genomic segment from Streptomyces sp. NBC_00654 encodes:
- a CDS encoding RICIN domain-containing protein, translating to MSDQHKASGEPSVQQEGSAEAEGVAAEAGTAVPEAGTVAADLLGRGQPRAGSAPAPEGGSGEAARSTGSTRSPASPGTGSGATGAAVAEGGSAEAAEEAGASTASEAESAEAKGGRAGAAQAGEADGADASSAAEKAREGQPAGVARARNTRRGVAAAARSGGAAAGTGTGEPGRPGKPVLAGAALVGAILIAIPLLVMVTGKDEDKKAVKSAAVENVLEDEDDLAGAFVAESPAPSRTKPGKENKKGKAGPKTAEEAASPAAPPSPSSGAKPEQGKGKGELKSRTASNLPPVLSRVLIKNNTNGTCVDIPGYSKGAPDTEVHHFTCDNTSNDNQLWNVEQRYTSAGPGGVPLFQIRNVKDGMCLDLPGYGGGGEATMVTEYPCDGTMKDNQLWWLDKRADGKYWIRNAASNNQCLDSYSRSEKERQLLIWPCAPESQNNHEWVFTRS from the coding sequence ATGTCCGACCAGCACAAGGCATCGGGTGAGCCCTCCGTCCAGCAAGAGGGGTCCGCCGAAGCCGAAGGCGTAGCGGCCGAAGCCGGGACCGCCGTACCCGAAGCCGGGACCGTCGCGGCCGACCTCCTGGGCAGGGGGCAGCCCCGCGCCGGTTCCGCCCCGGCTCCGGAGGGAGGGTCCGGGGAAGCGGCGCGGTCCACCGGGAGCACGCGAAGTCCGGCGTCCCCCGGCACCGGGTCCGGGGCCACGGGGGCCGCTGTGGCGGAGGGCGGAAGTGCCGAGGCCGCCGAGGAGGCCGGGGCGTCAACGGCGTCCGAGGCCGAGAGCGCCGAGGCGAAGGGCGGCCGGGCGGGTGCTGCCCAAGCCGGGGAAGCCGATGGCGCGGACGCGAGCAGTGCCGCCGAGAAGGCCCGCGAGGGGCAGCCGGCGGGAGTCGCACGGGCGCGGAACACCCGCCGGGGTGTTGCCGCGGCTGCCCGGTCCGGCGGCGCCGCGGCCGGAACCGGCACTGGTGAGCCCGGCCGTCCCGGCAAGCCGGTGCTGGCCGGCGCCGCTCTGGTGGGTGCCATCCTGATCGCCATCCCGCTGTTGGTCATGGTGACCGGCAAGGACGAGGACAAGAAGGCCGTCAAGTCCGCGGCGGTCGAGAACGTCCTGGAGGACGAGGACGACCTCGCGGGCGCTTTCGTCGCCGAGTCGCCCGCCCCCTCGCGGACGAAGCCCGGCAAGGAGAACAAGAAGGGGAAGGCCGGTCCGAAGACGGCGGAGGAAGCCGCCTCGCCGGCCGCCCCGCCCAGCCCCTCGTCCGGCGCGAAGCCGGAGCAGGGGAAGGGGAAGGGAGAGCTGAAGAGCAGGACGGCGAGCAACCTGCCGCCCGTGCTGTCCCGAGTGCTGATCAAGAACAACACCAATGGCACCTGTGTGGACATTCCCGGCTACTCCAAAGGCGCCCCGGACACCGAGGTCCATCACTTCACGTGCGACAACACCAGCAACGACAACCAGCTGTGGAACGTGGAGCAGCGTTACACCAGTGCTGGACCCGGAGGGGTGCCACTGTTCCAGATCCGCAATGTCAAGGACGGTATGTGCCTGGACCTCCCCGGCTACGGGGGCGGTGGCGAGGCCACGATGGTCACGGAGTACCCCTGCGACGGGACCATGAAGGACAATCAGCTCTGGTGGCTGGACAAGCGGGCGGACGGGAAGTACTGGATCCGCAACGCCGCCAGCAACAACCAGTGCCTGGACTCCTACAGTCGCAGCGAGAAGGAGCGTCAACTGTTGATTTGGCCCTGCGCGCCGGAGAGCCAGAACAACCACGAATGGGTTTTCACCCGCTCCTGA
- a CDS encoding type VII secretion system-associated protein: MNDIPAATGSGTGAGEDAPAPVPEEIQEAARRAPGHWQEGGGAADPASSVGPGVSGAPGEAARETGGPVRPVESAEATGGAVPRGHPAFREPPEEYVSAARLAPHHWLSVIDRHWNSADGEGAPAWAMPGRWRSDARGEIVEWQANPGYRPSPDAHGWGPPVDLADAAVRLVATGYDTEDLLAQVLADAEIAVCVNAEGAWRVTETPDGTHAVPVFTMSPRPDGERPPPHRVMPVRAFLDRLPEGREVLFLSSSAPVAQLLTAEALRTALADPLHHEAPDTGTGTGTGPRPEDLPSETGRTP, translated from the coding sequence GTGAATGACATCCCAGCAGCCACCGGATCAGGGACCGGGGCCGGCGAGGACGCGCCGGCCCCGGTCCCCGAGGAGATCCAGGAGGCGGCCCGGCGTGCCCCCGGCCACTGGCAGGAAGGCGGCGGCGCGGCGGATCCTGCCTCCTCCGTGGGTCCCGGCGTCTCCGGAGCTCCCGGGGAGGCTGCGCGGGAGACGGGCGGCCCAGTGAGGCCGGTGGAGTCGGCCGAGGCCACCGGCGGAGCCGTCCCGCGTGGGCACCCGGCCTTCCGTGAACCCCCTGAGGAGTATGTGTCCGCTGCCCGGCTCGCCCCCCACCACTGGCTGTCGGTGATCGACCGGCACTGGAACAGCGCCGACGGCGAGGGCGCGCCGGCCTGGGCCATGCCGGGCCGCTGGCGCAGCGACGCCCGGGGCGAGATCGTCGAGTGGCAGGCGAACCCCGGCTACCGGCCCTCCCCCGACGCCCACGGCTGGGGCCCGCCGGTCGATCTGGCCGACGCCGCAGTACGTCTGGTGGCCACCGGCTACGACACGGAGGACCTGCTCGCCCAAGTCCTCGCCGATGCCGAGATCGCTGTCTGCGTCAACGCCGAAGGTGCCTGGAGGGTGACCGAGACGCCCGACGGCACGCACGCCGTACCGGTTTTCACCATGTCACCGAGGCCGGACGGGGAGCGCCCGCCGCCGCACCGGGTGATGCCGGTGCGAGCCTTCCTCGACCGGCTGCCCGAGGGCCGGGAGGTGCTGTTCCTCAGTTCCTCCGCCCCGGTGGCCCAGTTGCTGACCGCCGAGGCGCTGCGCACGGCGCTGGCCGACCCGCTCCACCACGAGGCGCCGGACACCGGCACCGGCACCGGTACCGGGCCGCGCCCGGAGGACCTGCCCTCGGAGACCGGTCGTACGCCCTGA